One segment of Ziziphus jujuba cultivar Dongzao chromosome 12, ASM3175591v1 DNA contains the following:
- the LOC107428974 gene encoding probable hexosyltransferase MUCI70, with the protein MGLHRHSNELLPERRVISGEHGSRVVRRGRRFGRVTRQKFSLWVFLLAALFLLYMVVFGLKLLFHGKLEGNVSVSQEGSVSVSQERSVLISQGRSVSVSQEVQQDLLASSVRKPPGSKHRKQHFPCEVALAESVDYIVEPWEFMNFSLFSLQYIDQEENPSQNILFEPKFGGHQTLFEREQSFYAKNQTLHCGFIKGPPGYPNTGFDLDENDKAYMRTCKVAVSSCIFGSSDFLRRPTSKRISEYSKKNVCFVMFVDKQTLSKLSLEGHVPDGGGNIGLWRIVIVSNFPYEDMRRTGKVPKFLSHRLFPLSRYSIWLDSKMRLNTDPMLIIEHFLWRTKSEYAISNHYDRHCVWEEVLQNKRLNKYNHTAIDEQFNFYQSDGLKKFDPSDPNTPLPSYVPEGSFIVRAHTPMSNLFSCLWFNEVDRFTSRDQLSFAYTYLKLKRMNPDRPFYLNMFKDCERRALAKLFRHRAALSPPSAT; encoded by the exons ATGGGTCTCCATAGGCACAGTAATGAGTTGTTACCGGAGAGAAGAGTTATCTCAGGTGAACATGGCTCTCGGGTTGTTCGCAGAGGAAGAAGATTTGGTCGTGTTACTAGGCAGAAATTCTCTCTGTGGGTTTTCCTGCTTGCAGCACTTTTTCTACTCTACATGGTAGTATTTGGCCTAAAGTTGCTCTTTCATG GTAAATTAGAAGGTAATGTTTCAGTATCACAAGAAGGTAGTGTTTCAGTATCACAAGAGCGTAGTGTTTTAATATCACAAGGACGTAGTGTTTCAGTATCACAGGAAGTTCAACAAGATCTTTTGGCATCTAGTGTAAGGAAACCACCAGGAAGCAAGCACCGCAAGCAAC attttccTTGTGAAGTTGCCCTAGCAGAATCAGTTGATTATATTGTTGAACCTTGGGAATTCATGAACTTTTCGCTCTTTTCTCTACAATATATTGACCAAGAAGAAAATCCTTCTCAAAACATTTTGTTTGAACCTAAATTTGGAGGACATCAGACCCTTTTTGAAAGAGAACAGTCCTTCTATGCCAAAAATCAAACTCTTCATTGTGGTTTTATCAAAGGCCCACCAGGGTACCCAAACACTGGATTTGATTTAGATGAGAATGACAAGGCATACATGAGGACGTGTAAGGTTGCAGTATCCTCTTGCATTTTTGGCAGCTCTGACTTTTTGAGGAGACCTACGAGCAAACGG ATCAGTgaatattcaaagaaaaatgtttgttttGTTATGTTTGTCGATAAGCAAACCTTGTCAAAATTATCATTAGAGGGGCATGTTCCTGATGGTGGAGGAAATATTGGCTTATGGAGAATAGTTATTGTGAGCAATTTTCCATATGAGGACATGCGGAGGACTGGAAAGGTGCCAAAATTTTTATCGCATCGCCTTTTCCCTTTATCTAG GTATTCAATTTGGCTTGACAGCAAGATGCGACTTAACACTGATCCGATGCTAATTATTGAACACTTCTTATGGAGAACTAAATCAGAATATGCCATTTCAAATCATTATGATCGCCACTGTGTGTGGGAGGAAGTACTCCAAAATAAGCGTCTAAATAAGTACAACCACACGGCCATTGATGAACAGTTTAATTTTTACCAGTCTGATGGCCTCAAGAAATTTGACCCTTCAGACCCAAATACTCCTCTTCCAAGTT ATGTTCCTGAAGGCTCCTTTATAGTCCGGGCACATACTCCaatgtcaaatttattttcttgcCTTTGGTTCAATGAAGTTGACCGATTTACCTCTCGTGATCAACTAAGCTTTGCATATActtacttgaaattgaagaGAATGAATCCAGATCGACCATTCTACTTAAATATGTTTAAG GACTGTGAGCGAAGAGCACTTGCAAAACTCTTCCGCCATAGGGCAGCGCTGTCTCCTCCATCTGCTACTTGA